The stretch of DNA ACAACTTCGTACACGGTGACATCGGACGCCGACGGCGACTACCGCCTGTCGAGCTGGTCGATGTGGCGGTGTCACGGCTTCGATGGCGGTGCGACTTCTCCCGCTCCGACGTAGCTCGCCAGCAGTTCGTCGTGCGCGGCGGCGGCCGGCCCCGACCAACCGACGACGCCCTGCCGCATGATGACGACGTCATCGGCAAGCGCGAGCGCGCGATGGGCGTACTGCTCGATGAGCAGCACGGCCACGCCGGCGGCCTTCGCGTGCGCAAGCGACTCGAACACGACGTCGACGAGCTTGGGCGCGAGACCGAGTGACATCTCGTCCGCGATGAGCAACCGCGGCGGCGCAGCGAGCACGCGCGCAAGAGCAAGCATCTGCTGCTCACCACCCGACAGCGTGCCGGCAGCCTGTGACCGCCGCTGGCCGAGGATCGGGAACAGCTCGACCGCGCGATCCAGCGCGCCTGCCCGCTCGCCGCGCGGCACGGCGAAGCGCAGCATCGCGCGCAGGTTGTCGCCGACCGAGAGGTGCGGGAAGATCCCGCGCCCCTCGGGCACGTACGCGACGCCCCCGCGGCTGAGCCGGTACGGAGCCCAGCCCGCGACATCGACGCCGTCGAGTGAGACACGGCCCGCCGCGGGAACCACATGACCCGCGACCGCTGCCGCGAGTGAGCTCTT from Acidimicrobiia bacterium encodes:
- a CDS encoding ABC transporter ATP-binding protein, with product MSAAVPLLEVDGLCVTYGEARAVADVSFALPAGGVLAVLGANGAGKSSLAAAVAGHVVPAAGRVSLDGVDVAGWAPYRLSRGGVAYVPEGRGIFPHLSVGDNLRAMLRFAVPRGERAGALDRAVELFPILGQRRSQAAGTLSGGEQQMLALARVLAAPPRLLIADEMSLGLAPKLVDVVFESLAHAKAAGVAVLLIEQYAHRALALADDVVIMRQGVVGWSGPAAAAHDELLASYVGAGEVAPPSKP